The Fluviicola sp. genome contains a region encoding:
- a CDS encoding CARDB domain-containing protein, protein MKKLLLIHLLCLVSTGLLAQLSVPYQNDFDQLPADAVGWSHAAISGTDDWEIGVPSGGQYFNASFSPSNAWATNLSGPYAANSERVLMTPYFNLTNTSVHYILSFRHKMNASGTPFSFKMEYKVGQAGIWQLLDNASAQKDLWQNTSGFSPYYFAWIKSKIDLFFLQGQDSVQFRFKFLSSTSNGYGWLLDDFEINERYNNLVATQGDTIRGVNQYFTNFTVKTNYTLNLEWSGIYSFTDKFYFSTDNVLDGSDLLLGNVTHNVSSTIPNWSNTFPLPTGLSSGNYYIFYQYDTGNVLVENNETDNQNFTVLILDSVYSSDYATDFDTTALIWNSLVGASGSSWTKGSGNNWHLERPRSGSFAWISGVSGSNNRLESPYLNLTNSVNTSVCFWYRASQPYQNPSFSVLLPTYNQPTVTTPYLFYSQSVPKTRYYGWDCHCKSVPQYDGEVSAKFGFAAAGNIIPTTLDQVLIDDVYIGSAKPDAGMGGETDNRFISSASVSDTLTYMLFNSGLELLPATTTKFYWSNDSLPDGSDILLGTQQEPAIGDTTFIMREFQFVKPTTVPGQYYIIYQLDADALVSEMREYDNVGYFKTYIVQAAALPYSNDFETEINGWRHGASLGTDDWAWNIPSGTVLNAAFSGQKAWITNANGAISPHSRSHLYTPVFDLSTLQNPVMEFDLFADFFGNNGYNAWPYNMGNIMYSVDGGNSWKVLKPQNESYKRWYSGIQFNSQSGIDNRVIPTPNSEVLYGRYMPYFSTNWSYQGRDYDENTHYVIDLSFLQDEQQVQFMFVYGNQNAPVEGMLMDNFEIKEKAVDLTIQSTKKLMVASGDYELKTYFNVKNNNNFISDSTSIKLYLSVDSVLDAGDYLVQTQSLRQILPYQNQLVNVKVPAPPNYGQYRYLVYELDPQNVNPESNELNNTGYLDLAMDSSSNYTYPVLFDFDESEIDGWTWWHDSTGTYNGHRFRHELVMRDPVNFPEDGVWFLDIQDQGGSTYPLNYPIHHLEPPAYDFSNLSTIQMEFDYIAVSTTANFGVTQGGNLSYSIDGGLTWIVLGYDQDPYAENWYQYNQITALNNEYGWANREDWVHAKYNLSFLGGQPNVRFRFNWRSKSMSSSTAMHGFRLDNFKIDGKFVDLVASNDHPLIEINTITQPGFQIDYEISNIGDSSVMASKTNFYWSTDTILDANDELLYQVDEAIFFPNSVNTFTQNIYYPAPLTLNEYYVLYVTDADSVVNEVNEDNNLGWIKIGILDTLFVDLVSVPLISPVYTSVVYNSFYFEFEYRNNGSLTADSSTILVHWSPDTILDASDALLYTILEPELTGLSYITNAGNVYFPHPVAQSPYYLLISSDASGDVPESNESNNFVWVRVNLDSTDLGLEQLGEDLRFLLVSGDGYVQLNYLGEDEGITDVFLANSIGQIVYRRSETISKNSPMKIDTSSLSSGIYYITVTKGDHVQSIKFFNHANR, encoded by the coding sequence ATGAAAAAACTCCTTCTAATCCACCTGTTATGTTTGGTCTCTACCGGACTTCTCGCTCAATTATCTGTTCCCTATCAAAATGATTTTGATCAGTTGCCTGCGGATGCTGTGGGTTGGTCACATGCAGCAATCAGTGGAACTGATGACTGGGAAATTGGAGTGCCTTCCGGAGGGCAATATTTCAATGCTTCGTTTTCTCCTTCCAATGCCTGGGCTACCAACTTGTCCGGACCGTATGCAGCGAATTCCGAGAGAGTATTGATGACCCCGTACTTTAACCTTACCAATACATCGGTACATTATATTCTTTCTTTCCGTCATAAAATGAATGCAAGCGGTACGCCTTTTTCATTTAAGATGGAGTACAAAGTCGGCCAGGCGGGAATCTGGCAATTGCTGGATAATGCCTCTGCGCAAAAGGATTTGTGGCAAAATACATCGGGATTCTCTCCCTACTACTTCGCGTGGATAAAGTCTAAAATTGATTTGTTCTTTCTTCAGGGACAGGATAGTGTTCAATTCAGGTTCAAATTTTTATCAAGCACATCGAACGGTTACGGTTGGTTATTGGATGATTTCGAAATCAATGAACGGTATAATAATTTAGTCGCAACACAGGGAGATACTATTCGGGGAGTGAATCAGTATTTTACAAACTTTACAGTAAAGACGAATTATACCCTGAATCTGGAATGGAGCGGAATTTATTCATTCACGGATAAATTTTATTTCTCCACGGACAATGTCCTCGACGGATCAGATCTGTTATTGGGGAATGTAACACACAATGTGTCGTCAACCATTCCGAACTGGAGCAATACATTTCCTTTGCCAACAGGGCTTTCATCCGGTAATTATTATATTTTTTACCAATACGATACAGGGAATGTGCTCGTCGAAAACAATGAAACAGACAACCAGAATTTTACTGTCCTGATTCTCGATAGCGTTTATTCATCCGATTATGCAACGGATTTTGATACAACTGCCCTTATCTGGAATTCATTAGTAGGTGCTTCCGGATCAAGCTGGACCAAAGGCTCTGGCAATAATTGGCACCTGGAACGCCCGAGATCCGGATCTTTTGCCTGGATTTCAGGGGTTTCCGGAAGTAATAATAGATTGGAAAGCCCTTATTTGAACCTCACGAATTCCGTGAATACCTCAGTTTGTTTTTGGTACAGAGCATCTCAACCGTATCAAAACCCGAGTTTTAGTGTACTGTTGCCTACTTATAACCAGCCTACGGTTACGACTCCGTATTTGTTCTATTCGCAAAGCGTTCCGAAAACACGCTATTATGGATGGGATTGTCATTGTAAATCTGTTCCGCAATACGATGGTGAGGTTTCTGCCAAATTCGGATTTGCAGCTGCCGGTAACATTATTCCGACTACGCTGGACCAGGTTTTGATTGATGATGTATATATTGGAAGTGCAAAGCCGGACGCAGGAATGGGAGGTGAAACCGATAACCGGTTTATTTCCAGTGCTTCCGTGAGTGATACGTTAACGTACATGTTATTTAATTCCGGATTGGAGCTATTGCCTGCCACAACTACCAAATTCTACTGGTCGAATGACAGTTTGCCGGACGGTTCGGATATTCTGCTGGGAACCCAGCAGGAACCCGCGATTGGTGATACGACTTTTATCATGCGTGAATTCCAGTTTGTGAAACCGACTACGGTTCCCGGACAGTATTACATCATTTATCAATTGGACGCAGATGCGTTAGTGAGTGAAATGCGGGAATACGATAATGTCGGATATTTTAAGACGTATATTGTTCAAGCGGCTGCTCTTCCGTATTCCAATGATTTTGAAACGGAAATTAACGGTTGGAGGCATGGGGCTTCTCTTGGTACTGATGATTGGGCATGGAATATTCCTTCAGGTACTGTTTTGAATGCTGCTTTTTCCGGTCAAAAGGCCTGGATCACAAACGCCAACGGGGCAATATCTCCGCATTCCCGATCACATTTGTATACTCCGGTCTTTGATCTATCAACCTTACAAAACCCGGTAATGGAGTTTGATCTGTTTGCTGATTTCTTCGGGAATAACGGGTATAATGCATGGCCTTACAACATGGGGAATATTATGTACTCTGTAGATGGCGGGAATTCCTGGAAGGTGCTTAAGCCTCAAAACGAATCGTATAAAAGATGGTATTCGGGTATTCAGTTCAACAGTCAATCGGGGATCGATAACCGGGTAATTCCTACTCCTAATTCGGAAGTGCTTTACGGACGTTATATGCCTTATTTCAGTACGAATTGGTCTTACCAGGGAAGGGATTACGATGAAAATACGCATTATGTGATTGATTTATCTTTCTTGCAGGATGAACAGCAAGTCCAGTTCATGTTTGTCTACGGAAACCAGAATGCTCCGGTTGAGGGAATGCTGATGGATAATTTTGAGATCAAAGAAAAGGCTGTTGACCTGACTATCCAAAGCACCAAAAAATTAATGGTAGCGTCCGGAGACTATGAACTGAAAACATACTTTAACGTAAAAAATAACAACAACTTCATAAGCGACAGCACCAGTATCAAATTGTATTTAAGTGTGGATAGTGTCCTGGATGCGGGAGATTATTTAGTTCAAACACAAAGTTTAAGACAAATTTTGCCTTATCAGAACCAATTGGTGAATGTAAAAGTGCCTGCACCGCCCAATTATGGCCAATACCGGTATTTGGTTTATGAACTGGATCCGCAGAATGTGAATCCGGAATCCAATGAACTGAACAATACCGGGTATTTGGATTTGGCAATGGATTCTTCTTCCAATTATACTTATCCGGTACTTTTTGATTTTGATGAAAGTGAAATTGATGGTTGGACCTGGTGGCATGATTCAACGGGAACTTATAACGGGCATCGTTTCAGACATGAGTTGGTGATGAGGGATCCTGTTAATTTTCCGGAAGACGGTGTTTGGTTCCTGGATATTCAGGATCAGGGAGGATCTACCTATCCTTTGAACTATCCTATCCATCATTTAGAACCACCGGCTTATGATTTTTCGAACCTTTCAACCATTCAGATGGAATTTGATTACATCGCAGTTTCTACGACCGCAAATTTTGGAGTGACTCAGGGTGGCAATTTGTCTTATTCGATTGATGGTGGATTAACATGGATTGTTTTGGGTTATGATCAGGATCCTTATGCTGAAAACTGGTACCAATACAATCAAATAACAGCATTGAACAATGAATATGGATGGGCAAACAGGGAAGATTGGGTGCATGCAAAATACAATTTGTCTTTCCTTGGAGGTCAGCCGAACGTCCGTTTTCGATTCAATTGGCGCTCAAAATCCATGTCCAGTTCAACAGCAATGCATGGTTTTAGACTGGATAATTTCAAAATAGACGGGAAGTTTGTGGATTTGGTCGCGTCGAATGATCATCCGCTGATTGAGATCAATACAATCACGCAACCCGGATTCCAAATCGATTACGAAATTTCAAATATCGGTGATTCAAGTGTAATGGCTTCCAAAACCAATTTCTATTGGTCCACGGATACGATCCTGGATGCCAATGATGAATTACTATACCAGGTAGACGAAGCGATCTTTTTTCCAAACTCGGTGAATACGTTTACTCAGAATATTTATTATCCGGCTCCGTTGACATTAAATGAATATTATGTTTTGTATGTGACTGATGCAGACAGTGTAGTGAATGAAGTAAACGAAGACAACAACCTGGGATGGATCAAGATCGGGATTTTGGATACATTGTTTGTGGATTTGGTTTCCGTTCCTTTGATTTCACCGGTATATACAAGTGTGGTTTACAATTCGTTTTATTTCGAATTCGAGTACAGGAACAACGGTTCTCTGACAGCAGACTCTTCCACAATATTGGTGCACTGGTCACCGGATACTATTTTAGATGCTTCCGATGCATTGTTGTATACTATCCTGGAACCGGAATTGACCGGATTGAGCTACATTACCAATGCAGGGAATGTTTACTTTCCGCATCCTGTTGCGCAATCACCTTACTACCTGCTGATTTCTTCCGATGCATCCGGTGATGTTCCGGAATCCAATGAATCGAATAATTTTGTCTGGGTGCGGGTTAACCTGGATTCCACTGATTTGGGGTTGGAACAATTGGGAGAAGACCTCCGTTTTCTTTTAGTCTCCGGGGATGGTTACGTTCAATTGAACTATTTAGGGGAAGACGAGGGAATAACGGATGTTTTCCTTGCAAACTCAATCGGACAAATCGTATACCGCCGGTCAGAAACGATTTCCAAAAATTCCCCGATGAAAATCGATACATCCTCTCTAAGCAGTGGAATCTATTATATAACCGTTACAAAGGGAGATCACGTACAATCCATCAAATTCTTCAACCATGCGAATAGATAA
- a CDS encoding RDD family protein, whose product MKTIEHLKIEKTVYKKQRDENGNVIQVPETKMVGRPPEVVSQGVRFGYFMIDVVFFYIITFIIGVVIGIIVVATGNVEELRPDSGLIKFLDKMGYLIFFLYYAISEGLGGTTLGKLICGYTVIDEYANKVPFSKALLRTVCRYIPFEAFSCFAERGWHDTLSKTYVVKRSEKAELQKLMGSFEAKEADILD is encoded by the coding sequence ATGAAAACAATCGAACACCTGAAAATTGAAAAAACCGTCTATAAGAAGCAACGGGACGAAAACGGGAATGTGATTCAGGTTCCTGAAACAAAAATGGTCGGAAGGCCACCTGAGGTTGTAAGCCAGGGAGTGCGTTTCGGATACTTCATGATCGATGTCGTATTCTTTTACATCATCACTTTTATTATCGGAGTTGTTATCGGGATCATCGTAGTAGCAACCGGAAATGTAGAAGAATTGCGACCTGACTCGGGGCTTATCAAATTCCTGGATAAGATGGGATACCTGATTTTCTTCCTCTATTATGCCATTTCCGAAGGGCTGGGAGGAACAACTTTAGGAAAGTTGATCTGCGGTTATACCGTAATTGATGAGTATGCCAATAAAGTTCCTTTTTCGAAAGCTTTGTTGCGCACCGTTTGCAGGTACATTCCGTTTGAAGCCTTTTCCTGCTTTGCAGAACGCGGATGGCACGACACCTTGTCTAAAACGTATGTGGTTAAAAGATCCGAAAAGGCAGAACTTCAAAAATTGATGGGTTCTTTTGAGGCTAAAGAAGCGGATATTTTAGATTAA
- a CDS encoding SDR family oxidoreductase translates to MKTNKIALITGGSRGLGRSMANKLAEKGINVVFTYHTNKTEADKVIAEVQAKGAEAIALPLDVSKADTFETFVAELRNQVKEKFNTEKIDFLVNNAGIGLPSPLGATEVSVVDSLMNIHFKAPFLLTQLIVPFVNDGGGIVNISSGLARFTAPGYSVYGSLKAAVEQLSRYLAQELGPRQIRVNCVAPGAIETDFGGGAVRDNADYNKMVADSTALGRAGLPDDIGDVVAFLCTNESRWINGQRIEVSGGTHL, encoded by the coding sequence ATGAAAACAAACAAAATAGCACTTATTACAGGAGGAAGCCGTGGACTAGGCAGAAGTATGGCAAACAAATTGGCAGAAAAAGGAATCAATGTGGTCTTTACTTACCACACGAATAAAACAGAAGCAGATAAAGTAATCGCAGAAGTTCAGGCAAAAGGGGCGGAGGCAATTGCACTTCCTTTGGACGTGAGCAAAGCGGATACATTCGAAACATTTGTTGCTGAGTTGAGAAACCAGGTAAAAGAGAAATTCAATACGGAGAAAATTGACTTCCTGGTAAACAACGCCGGAATCGGTCTGCCTTCACCATTGGGTGCAACAGAAGTTTCGGTGGTGGACTCTTTGATGAATATCCATTTCAAAGCACCATTCTTATTAACACAATTGATCGTACCGTTTGTAAATGATGGAGGTGGGATCGTAAATATTTCCAGTGGTTTGGCGCGATTTACTGCACCGGGATATTCTGTTTATGGATCACTGAAAGCTGCGGTTGAACAACTGTCCAGATACCTGGCTCAGGAATTGGGGCCACGTCAGATCCGTGTAAACTGTGTGGCGCCCGGAGCAATTGAAACAGATTTCGGTGGCGGAGCAGTGCGCGATAATGCCGACTACAATAAAATGGTTGCGGATTCTACAGCCCTTGGAAGAGCAGGATTGCCGGACGATATCGGGGATGTGGTTGCTTTCCTGTGTACAAATGAATCCCGTTGGATTAACGGACAACGCATCGAGGTTTCCGGGGGAACACATTTGTAA
- a CDS encoding helix-turn-helix transcriptional regulator: MEFISLEEFYQSICNINGSALVPEGISKELGQFNVFDTNELLAQNNGKKGKMPYNRRLYYKISLISGKSTAEYADKVIDVEKYALLFATPKVPYNYTSEDDSHSAVFCVFSPDFITRANTGFILDELPIFSPGSVPVFELSESEYEYLQTLFSKMRAEQTSDYAFKYDLIRNYVMELIHLGQKLQPASVLYPKHSASERVTSLFVELLERQFPIESNQQRIGLRTAKDYADRLSVHVNHLNKVLKENTGRTTTEVIGNRITQEAKILLKQTNWTVSEIAYCLGFEEVAHFSNFFRKHAQITPNTFRN, encoded by the coding sequence ATGGAGTTCATCAGCCTGGAAGAGTTTTATCAATCGATCTGTAATATCAACGGTTCAGCTCTTGTTCCGGAAGGAATCAGTAAAGAGTTGGGGCAATTCAATGTGTTTGATACCAACGAATTGCTTGCACAGAATAATGGCAAGAAAGGCAAAATGCCTTACAACCGGCGTTTGTATTACAAGATCAGTTTGATTTCGGGGAAAAGTACGGCCGAATACGCAGATAAAGTCATTGATGTTGAGAAGTATGCCTTGCTTTTTGCTACACCGAAAGTTCCTTACAACTATACGTCTGAAGATGACAGTCACAGCGCGGTATTTTGTGTTTTCAGCCCGGATTTTATTACCAGAGCGAATACCGGCTTTATTCTGGATGAACTTCCGATCTTCAGCCCGGGAAGTGTTCCGGTATTTGAATTATCTGAAAGTGAGTATGAATACCTGCAAACACTTTTTTCAAAGATGCGGGCAGAGCAAACTTCGGATTATGCATTTAAATACGATCTGATCCGGAATTACGTGATGGAACTCATCCATCTGGGACAAAAATTGCAGCCGGCTTCTGTTTTGTACCCGAAACATTCTGCTTCCGAGCGTGTTACTTCGCTGTTTGTTGAATTACTGGAACGGCAATTTCCCATTGAATCCAATCAGCAGCGCATCGGTTTGAGAACGGCTAAGGATTATGCGGACCGCTTGTCTGTTCATGTCAATCACCTCAATAAAGTACTGAAAGAAAATACCGGAAGAACCACTACGGAGGTTATCGGGAACCGGATTACACAGGAAGCAAAGATCCTGCTGAAGCAAACCAACTGGACTGTTTCTGAAATTGCTTACTGCCTGGGATTTGAAGAAGTGGCTCATTTTTCCAATTTCTTCCGCAAGCACGCTCAAATTACACCGAATACGTTCCGGAATTAA
- a CDS encoding DUF885 domain-containing protein, translating to MKKWFFCAMIGVLAACQEEKVNKDAEFDQYKEAFVLRLWEMNPGWASSTGYHKYDSVLVIPDKAREEKERRFVQKELEQLNEFQSGELSEANQIDWKLIRNYLDGANWEREELKSGEWNPSNYNVCGGFAEMLGNNYAPLDERLTNFSIRLKNVPAYYAAAKKNIKNPTKEHTQLAIEQNRGGLSVFSADLPAALEKSKLTSAEKAELLNRSEAAIQAINDYANWLEKLPNPNPRSFRLGTKLYAKKFEFDIQSDKSAKEIYQSALAHKEELHQKMMDIAIQIWDKHMGDRPMPANGYELVRQLIDQISLQHTTPENFQKDIEKQIPQLEKFVKDKNLIYLDPKKPLVVRREPDYMAGVAGASISAPGPYDKGGNTYYNVGSMNGWPAEKSESYLREYNHYVLQILNIHEAVPGHYTQLIYSNNSPSIIKSIFGNGAMVEGWAVYTELMMLENGYGGNSPEMWLMYYKWNLRTTCNTILDYSVHNLHFSKEQAMNLLINEAYQQQAEAEGKWKRATLSQVQLCSYFTGFTEICSLREEWKKKEGKAFNLKAFHEKFLGYGSAPVRDIRAMMLAK from the coding sequence ATGAAAAAATGGTTTTTTTGTGCAATGATTGGTGTTTTGGCTGCGTGCCAGGAAGAAAAAGTGAACAAAGATGCTGAATTTGACCAATACAAAGAAGCATTTGTACTGCGTTTGTGGGAAATGAATCCCGGATGGGCGAGCAGTACGGGTTATCACAAATACGATTCTGTGCTGGTTATACCAGACAAAGCACGGGAGGAAAAAGAGCGGCGGTTTGTACAGAAAGAGTTGGAACAGCTCAATGAATTCCAGTCCGGAGAACTTTCCGAAGCAAACCAGATTGATTGGAAATTGATCCGCAATTACCTGGATGGAGCTAATTGGGAGCGTGAAGAGTTGAAATCCGGGGAATGGAATCCGTCTAATTACAATGTTTGCGGTGGTTTTGCCGAAATGCTGGGCAATAATTATGCTCCATTGGACGAGCGATTAACCAATTTCTCCATCCGCTTGAAAAATGTTCCGGCTTATTACGCTGCTGCAAAAAAGAATATCAAAAACCCGACAAAAGAACATACTCAACTTGCCATTGAACAAAATCGTGGCGGATTGTCGGTTTTCTCTGCGGATTTACCCGCTGCATTGGAAAAGAGTAAATTGACCTCCGCTGAAAAAGCCGAATTACTAAATCGCAGTGAAGCGGCCATTCAGGCAATCAATGACTACGCCAACTGGCTCGAAAAACTGCCGAATCCGAACCCGCGAAGTTTCCGCCTGGGAACGAAATTGTATGCGAAGAAATTTGAGTTTGATATCCAGTCGGATAAATCGGCGAAGGAAATCTACCAAAGTGCCCTGGCTCATAAGGAAGAACTGCATCAGAAAATGATGGACATTGCTATTCAGATTTGGGATAAGCACATGGGGGATAGGCCGATGCCGGCAAACGGGTATGAATTGGTCAGGCAACTGATCGACCAGATTTCCCTGCAGCATACAACGCCGGAAAATTTCCAGAAAGACATTGAAAAGCAGATTCCGCAGCTGGAGAAATTTGTAAAAGACAAAAACCTCATTTACCTGGACCCGAAGAAACCACTGGTTGTTCGCCGCGAACCGGATTACATGGCGGGAGTTGCAGGAGCTTCCATTTCTGCTCCCGGGCCGTATGACAAAGGCGGGAATACGTATTACAATGTTGGAAGTATGAACGGTTGGCCGGCAGAGAAATCGGAAAGTTATTTGCGCGAGTATAATCACTATGTGCTGCAGATCCTGAATATTCACGAAGCAGTTCCGGGGCATTACACGCAGTTGATTTACAGCAACAATTCACCGAGTATCATCAAATCCATTTTCGGCAATGGGGCAATGGTAGAAGGTTGGGCGGTCTATACGGAATTGATGATGCTTGAAAACGGGTATGGAGGAAATAGTCCGGAAATGTGGCTGATGTACTACAAATGGAATTTAAGAACAACCTGCAACACGATTTTGGATTATTCGGTGCATAACCTTCATTTCAGTAAAGAACAAGCGATGAATTTGCTGATCAATGAAGCTTATCAGCAACAAGCTGAAGCCGAAGGAAAATGGAAACGGGCAACTTTAAGCCAGGTGCAATTATGCAGTTACTTTACCGGTTTTACGGAAATCTGCAGTCTGCGCGAGGAATGGAAGAAAAAAGAAGGGAAAGCATTTAACCTGAAAGCCTTCCACGAAAAATTCCTGGGTTACGGAAGCGCCCCCGTGAGAGATATCCGCGCGATGATGCTGGCTAAATAG
- a CDS encoding DUF6265 family protein yields MKKLLFVWLLGLSGTAFTQNKFPDFLVGTWLSEDQTTYEHWDKLSSTSLKGYSYEVKNGEIKMNEYLDLVQRKDGTFYIPTVIGQNNGKPVEFKLVASDSGFVFENKAHDFPKKISYRMISSTEIFVQVSGEKNTGFSFKMKKTKPALFTVKEENTTDNPNYDKTLAEKLKGDDHGMKSYLFVVLKTGSNTTTDKKYIDSCFTGHMGNIGRLVDEGKLIVAGPFGKNSLTYRGLFIFNVATTEEAEALLKTDPAVNSGLLAYDIIPWYGSAALPEYLEASDKIWRKKF; encoded by the coding sequence ATGAAAAAGCTCTTATTCGTATGGCTGCTTGGTTTATCCGGCACCGCTTTTACACAAAATAAATTTCCGGATTTTCTTGTCGGAACCTGGTTGTCCGAAGATCAAACGACCTATGAGCATTGGGATAAATTGTCTTCCACTTCCCTGAAAGGATATTCTTACGAAGTAAAAAACGGCGAAATCAAGATGAACGAATACCTCGATCTGGTGCAGCGAAAAGATGGAACGTTCTATATTCCTACTGTGATAGGCCAGAATAACGGAAAGCCGGTGGAATTTAAGCTTGTAGCTTCGGATTCCGGGTTTGTGTTCGAAAACAAAGCCCATGATTTTCCGAAAAAGATCTCTTACCGCATGATTTCCTCCACGGAAATTTTTGTACAGGTTTCCGGCGAAAAAAATACCGGCTTCAGTTTTAAAATGAAGAAGACGAAGCCGGCACTTTTTACTGTGAAAGAAGAAAACACGACGGATAACCCGAATTACGACAAAACATTGGCTGAAAAACTAAAAGGCGACGATCACGGTATGAAAAGCTACCTGTTTGTTGTTTTGAAAACCGGATCGAATACCACCACGGATAAAAAATACATCGATAGCTGTTTCACAGGCCACATGGGAAATATCGGCCGCCTGGTAGATGAAGGGAAATTAATCGTTGCAGGTCCTTTCGGGAAAAATAGTCTGACTTATCGCGGCTTGTTCATTTTCAACGTTGCCACAACAGAAGAGGCGGAGGCTTTGCTGAAAACAGATCCTGCTGTTAACTCGGGGCTTCTTGCTTACGACATCATTCCCTGGTATGGTTCAGCGGCATTGCCTGAATATTTGGAAGCTTCCGATAAAATCTGGCGGAAGAAATTTTAA
- a CDS encoding KTSC domain-containing protein, whose translation MKRIAAYKKLFQVEEEVTLAQLKTTYRKLVKEWHPDKFLEDDPLRAEAEKRSLEIIDAYHFLVSIAPETLEQNFEEYQETINTSMIADFHYKGLTLKVTFLNGQVFEYFGVPNNTYKKLAQSPTPERFARRHIFTTHTYRMASKGTVEA comes from the coding sequence ATGAAACGCATTGCAGCATATAAAAAACTCTTCCAGGTAGAAGAGGAAGTTACTTTGGCTCAATTGAAAACCACTTACCGCAAACTGGTAAAAGAGTGGCACCCGGATAAATTCCTGGAAGATGATCCCTTGAGAGCGGAAGCTGAAAAAAGAAGTTTGGAGATCATCGATGCGTACCATTTTTTGGTCAGTATCGCACCTGAAACATTAGAGCAGAACTTCGAAGAATACCAGGAAACGATCAACACCTCCATGATTGCTGATTTTCACTACAAGGGCCTGACCTTAAAAGTAACTTTCCTCAACGGACAGGTGTTCGAGTATTTCGGTGTTCCGAATAACACTTACAAAAAATTAGCGCAATCACCGACTCCCGAGCGTTTTGCCCGCAGGCACATTTTTACTACGCACACTTACCGCATGGCGAGTAAGGGAACGGTAGAAGCTTAA
- a CDS encoding DEAD/DEAH box helicase, whose amino-acid sequence MSFSSFGLSPFLLKALTEMNYEKPTPIQDQAIPAILTGKDVLGIAPTGSGKTASYALPILTMLSKAEKAKNRHIQSLILVPTRELAIQVEEVFKEFARSFPEPQKVKAVYGGVSINPQMKAMMGVSILIATPGRLIELAESNAIQLGTLKSLVLDEADKLLNLDFQEEMKRILGWIPKKRQNLLFSATLNDKVSEITQLVLHNPIVLKIEKEADSIDLIQQTAFRVSDDRKGPLLRYLIRSRNMKQVLVFTSSTFKADQVVEKLRKNNIDAQAIHSKKSQDARTRVMRNFKAGHLKVMVATDLIARGIDIEFLPFVINYELPRSPKDFVHRIGRTGRAEASGEALTFVSPDDEHHFKIIQKKMGKQVPFEETDQLDLHGY is encoded by the coding sequence ATGTCATTTTCTTCTTTCGGCTTATCGCCATTTTTATTGAAAGCCTTAACCGAAATGAACTATGAAAAGCCGACACCGATTCAGGACCAGGCTATTCCGGCGATTCTTACAGGGAAAGATGTTCTGGGAATTGCACCGACAGGTTCCGGAAAAACGGCCAGTTATGCACTCCCGATTTTAACCATGCTTTCGAAGGCTGAAAAAGCAAAGAACCGTCACATTCAATCATTAATCCTGGTTCCGACTCGCGAATTAGCGATCCAGGTGGAAGAAGTGTTCAAAGAATTTGCCCGCTCCTTTCCGGAACCGCAAAAAGTAAAAGCCGTTTATGGTGGAGTTTCCATCAATCCGCAAATGAAAGCCATGATGGGCGTTTCCATTCTAATTGCAACTCCCGGCCGGTTAATCGAACTGGCAGAATCCAATGCCATCCAATTAGGTACTCTGAAATCGCTGGTGCTGGATGAGGCAGATAAATTGCTGAACCTGGATTTTCAGGAAGAGATGAAACGCATTTTGGGTTGGATACCGAAGAAACGTCAGAACTTATTGTTTTCGGCAACCTTAAATGATAAAGTATCTGAAATCACGCAACTGGTTTTACACAATCCGATTGTGCTGAAGATTGAAAAAGAAGCCGATTCCATTGACTTGATCCAACAAACGGCTTTTCGTGTTTCGGATGATCGAAAAGGACCTCTGCTTCGCTATTTGATTCGTTCGCGCAACATGAAACAAGTGCTGGTATTTACCAGTTCTACTTTCAAGGCAGATCAGGTTGTTGAGAAATTGCGTAAAAACAACATCGATGCCCAGGCCATTCACAGTAAGAAAAGTCAGGATGCGAGAACCCGCGTGATGCGTAATTTCAAAGCCGGACATTTAAAAGTAATGGTTGCTACGGATTTAATTGCCCGTGGAATTGATATTGAGTTTTTACCTTTTGTGATCAACTACGAATTACCGCGTTCGCCTAAAGATTTTGTGCACCGGATCGGTAGAACGGGAAGAGCTGAAGCAAGCGGTGAAGCCCTGACTTTCGTGTCTCCTGATGATGAACATCATTTTAAAATTATTCAAAAGAAAATGGGAAAACAGGTTCCGTTTGAAGAGACAGACCAATTGGATCTTCACGGATATTGA